The following coding sequences are from one Streptomyces sp. NBC_00536 window:
- a CDS encoding TIGR04222 domain-containing membrane protein has product MFWVLFLLTAWAGALLSCARLLRAASDGAEPAPGGATAHHYDELNLYEAAYLAGGPRRVAELTLLSMERQRRLLLTHTGWATVLDPVGRDPLERSVLGAFGPDGQSPVESVRTAAAGDEAVRALADRLGAAGLAVPEDARAGISAGVDAVRGASALTVALAAASFAVPTGGTTPTLVLCWFALPLILTLGCLGIARFESHPYSSWASPAGQRLLTALDRERGRSEPLAAIAVRGVRAVGDPDLRAAMSCGNRGTVPRQRGY; this is encoded by the coding sequence ATGTTCTGGGTCCTGTTCCTGCTGACGGCCTGGGCCGGGGCGCTGCTGTCGTGCGCCCGCCTGCTGAGAGCCGCGTCCGACGGCGCGGAGCCCGCCCCCGGCGGCGCCACCGCGCACCACTACGACGAGCTGAACCTGTACGAGGCCGCCTACCTGGCGGGCGGTCCCCGGCGGGTCGCCGAGCTGACGCTGCTCTCGATGGAGCGCCAGCGGCGCCTGCTGCTGACCCACACCGGGTGGGCGACGGTCCTGGACCCGGTCGGCCGTGATCCGCTGGAGCGCTCGGTGCTCGGCGCGTTCGGGCCCGACGGGCAGTCACCGGTGGAGTCCGTCCGTACCGCCGCGGCCGGGGACGAGGCCGTACGGGCGCTCGCCGACCGGCTCGGCGCGGCGGGCCTGGCCGTGCCCGAGGACGCCCGGGCGGGGATCAGCGCGGGGGTCGACGCGGTCCGCGGGGCCAGCGCGCTGACCGTCGCGCTGGCCGCGGCCTCCTTCGCGGTGCCCACCGGCGGCACCACGCCCACCCTCGTCCTGTGCTGGTTCGCCCTGCCGCTCATCCTCACCCTGGGCTGCCTGGGCATCGCCCGCTTCGAGTCCCACCCGTACTCCTCCTGGGCCTCCCCCGCCGGCCAGCGGCTGCTGACGGCCCTGGACCGCGAGCGCGGGCGCAGCGAACCGCTGGCCGCCATAGCGGTGCGCGGGGTGCGCGCCGTCGGGGATCCGGACCTGCGGGCCGCGATGTCCTGCGGCAATCGGGGGACGGTCCCGCGGCAACGGGGGTACTGA
- a CDS encoding TIGR04222 domain-containing membrane protein, giving the protein MNTLAVLVWVAVLASSIALHVGIRRFRTRPAGPLPRLHDLSEAAFLSGGPGRVVDAALVSLLCDGRLVIGGPGIVHALPGVRAHDPAERAVLQAHSTAPSGALHLLRLAAMRDPAVQETGDVLADRGLIALPGTGRLWRRWGKIQAVVCVLGFPLAIALTVLQFARPGPLGFQLPFIAMVFPVLLGGAVAGGVGAARGLGRITAGGRQALNEIRALHAGDQSAQVQAALFGLAGVRDPYLRAQLLPAARLGAARATAPRASHGAHDATGSHASAGASADILPVVWCAGSDGGGASGCGGSSGSSCASSGSSGSSCGSSGSSCGSTGSSCGSSGSSCGSSSSCSSGSSCGSSSGSSCSSST; this is encoded by the coding sequence ATGAACACGCTCGCCGTCCTCGTGTGGGTGGCCGTCCTCGCCTCCTCCATCGCCCTGCACGTGGGGATCCGGCGCTTCCGGACCCGCCCGGCCGGTCCGCTGCCCCGGCTGCACGACCTCTCCGAGGCCGCCTTCCTCTCCGGCGGTCCCGGGCGGGTCGTCGACGCCGCGCTGGTCTCGCTGCTCTGCGACGGCCGCCTCGTCATCGGCGGTCCGGGCATCGTCCACGCGCTGCCCGGGGTCCGGGCCCACGACCCCGCCGAACGGGCGGTGCTCCAGGCCCACTCCACGGCGCCCTCGGGGGCCCTGCACCTGCTGCGGCTCGCGGCGATGCGGGACCCGGCCGTCCAGGAGACCGGCGACGTACTGGCCGACCGCGGGCTCATCGCGCTGCCCGGCACCGGCCGGCTGTGGCGGCGCTGGGGGAAGATCCAGGCCGTCGTCTGCGTGCTCGGCTTCCCGCTGGCGATCGCGCTCACGGTGCTGCAGTTCGCGCGTCCCGGGCCCCTCGGCTTCCAGCTGCCCTTCATCGCCATGGTGTTCCCCGTGCTGCTGGGCGGCGCGGTGGCGGGCGGGGTGGGCGCCGCCCGGGGGCTGGGCCGGATCACCGCGGGCGGGCGCCAGGCGCTGAACGAGATCCGGGCCCTGCACGCGGGTGACCAGAGCGCACAGGTGCAGGCCGCGCTGTTCGGACTGGCCGGCGTCCGGGACCCGTACCTGCGGGCGCAGTTGCTGCCCGCCGCCCGGCTCGGCGCCGCCCGCGCCACCGCGCCCCGCGCCTCCCACGGCGCGCACGACGCGACCGGCTCCCACGCGTCCGCCGGGGCTTCCGCCGACATCCTGCCCGTCGTGTGGTGCGCCGGGAGCGACGGCGGCGGAGCGAGCGGCTGCGGCGGAAGCTCCGGTTCCAGCTGCGCCTCGTCGGGATCGTCCGGCTCCTCGTGCGGATCGTCCGGCTCCTCGTGCGGTTCCACGGGATCGAGTTGCGGTTCCTCGGGGAGCAGCTGCGGGAGTTCCTCCAGCTGTTCGAGCGGTTCGAGTTGCGGCAGTTCGTCAGGTTCCAGCTGCTCCAGCAGCACCTGA
- a CDS encoding DUF692 domain-containing protein — protein sequence MKRTAHLGVGIGWRPEIAEAVERLPDLDWVEVVAENICPGHLPASLLRLRERGTAVVPHGVGLGLGGADRPDPARLAALAERAVALGAPLVSEHIAFVRTSSPVLEAGHLLPVPRTRDALDVLCENVRIAQDALPVPLALENIAALISWPGEELTEGQFLAELVERTGVRLLIDVANLHTNRVNRGEDPLAALDAIPLEALAYVHVAGGVERDGVWHDTHAHPVAPVVLDLLAELRTRVDPPGVLLERDDDFPAEAELVDELTAIRTVVRGDGRAGGQGGDRVGGRDDGRGGDGRRPVSRAPRSPAVAAAPAAAPAPAPAVAAGGLAAARTRVGLGQAALLSALVAGTPVPEGFDGQRLRVQSRALAAKRAGVVRKLAPELAEVLGAAAYREAFLRYAGTRPMTGGYRRDALDFAEHLLIRDLPEDPAARRLLTEWWQDRAGVRPVGPLARWARALLPWRRRPPRPAARSAHAPHTGHTPDAGHSGHSGHAGHSAPAAAEAAAAGRGAR from the coding sequence ATGAAGCGCACGGCACACCTGGGGGTGGGCATCGGCTGGCGGCCGGAGATCGCGGAAGCGGTGGAACGGCTGCCGGACCTGGACTGGGTCGAGGTGGTGGCCGAGAACATCTGCCCGGGCCACCTCCCCGCGTCGCTGCTGCGGCTGCGCGAGCGCGGCACCGCGGTCGTCCCGCACGGCGTCGGCCTGGGCCTCGGCGGGGCCGACCGCCCCGACCCGGCGCGGCTCGCCGCCCTCGCCGAGCGCGCGGTGGCGCTGGGGGCGCCGCTGGTGAGCGAGCACATCGCCTTCGTACGGACCTCCTCGCCGGTGCTGGAGGCCGGGCACCTGCTGCCCGTGCCCCGGACCCGGGACGCCCTGGACGTGCTGTGCGAGAACGTGCGCATCGCCCAGGACGCGCTGCCGGTGCCGCTGGCCCTGGAGAACATCGCCGCGCTGATCTCCTGGCCGGGCGAGGAGCTGACCGAGGGACAGTTCCTGGCGGAGCTGGTCGAGCGGACCGGCGTACGGCTGCTGATCGACGTGGCCAACCTGCACACGAACCGGGTGAACCGGGGCGAGGACCCCCTCGCCGCGCTGGACGCGATCCCGCTGGAGGCGCTGGCGTACGTCCACGTGGCGGGCGGGGTCGAGCGCGACGGGGTGTGGCACGACACCCACGCGCACCCCGTCGCGCCGGTCGTCCTCGACCTGCTGGCGGAGCTGCGCACCCGGGTGGACCCGCCGGGGGTGCTGCTGGAGCGCGACGACGACTTCCCCGCGGAGGCGGAGCTGGTGGACGAACTGACCGCGATCCGCACGGTGGTCCGGGGCGACGGGCGGGCCGGCGGCCAGGGCGGTGACCGGGTCGGCGGCCGGGACGACGGCCGGGGCGGTGACGGCCGGCGCCCGGTGTCCCGCGCGCCGCGCTCCCCCGCCGTGGCCGCGGCGCCCGCCGCCGCGCCCGCCCCCGCACCCGCCGTCGCGGCCGGAGGCCTCGCCGCCGCGCGCACCCGGGTGGGCCTCGGCCAGGCCGCCCTGCTCTCGGCCCTGGTCGCGGGTACGCCCGTACCCGAGGGGTTCGACGGACAGCGGCTGCGGGTGCAGTCGCGCGCCCTCGCCGCCAAGCGGGCCGGGGTGGTGCGCAAGCTGGCGCCCGAACTGGCCGAGGTGCTGGGCGCGGCCGCCTACCGCGAGGCCTTCCTGCGGTACGCGGGGACCCGCCCGATGACCGGCGGCTACCGGCGCGACGCGCTCGATTTCGCCGAGCACCTGCTGATCCGGGACCTGCCCGAGGACCCGGCGGCGCGCCGCCTGCTGACCGAGTGGTGGCAGGACCGGGCCGGGGTGCGCCCCGTGGGCCCGCTGGCCCGCTGGGCGCGGGCGCTGCTGCCCTGGCGGCGCAGGCCGCCCCGGCCCGCCGCCCGGTCGGCGCACGCCCCGCACACCGGGCACACCCCGGACGCCGGTCACTCCGGTCACTCCGGTCACGCCGGTCACTCCGCGCCCGCCGCCGCCGAGGCAGCCGCGGCGGGCCGGGGCGCGAGATGA
- a CDS encoding aminoacyl-tRNA hydrolase, whose protein sequence is MSAPETAPDTAPETAPESAPDTAPGSTARDEAPQFVLPLVVRLEKTAPPARTDALETAARAVLVLLSDERALGEGEWARAVHDWQDARIRKVVRRARGAEWRKAETLPGITVNGGGSEVRVFPPVPLDGWPKELAKLQVSGTDLDDPEAVAPAAPGVPVLWLNPELDMSAGKEMAQAGHAAQLAWWELTGPERAAWRADGFRLAVRTAGPEQWAELTGSGLPVVRDAGFTEIAPGSCTVVSDHPALRARLR, encoded by the coding sequence ATGAGCGCTCCCGAGACGGCCCCCGACACGGCCCCTGAAACCGCACCTGAATCCGCCCCTGACACCGCACCCGGGTCCACCGCCCGCGACGAGGCGCCGCAGTTCGTGCTGCCGCTGGTCGTCCGGCTGGAGAAGACCGCGCCCCCGGCGCGGACGGACGCCCTGGAGACGGCGGCCCGCGCGGTGCTGGTGCTGCTCTCGGACGAGCGGGCGCTGGGCGAGGGCGAGTGGGCGCGGGCCGTCCACGACTGGCAGGACGCGCGGATCCGCAAGGTGGTGCGCCGGGCGCGCGGAGCGGAGTGGCGCAAGGCGGAGACCCTGCCGGGCATCACCGTGAACGGCGGCGGGTCCGAGGTACGGGTGTTCCCGCCCGTCCCGCTGGACGGCTGGCCCAAGGAACTCGCCAAGCTCCAGGTGTCCGGCACCGACCTGGACGACCCGGAAGCGGTCGCTCCGGCGGCGCCCGGGGTGCCCGTGCTCTGGCTCAACCCCGAGCTGGACATGTCGGCGGGCAAGGAGATGGCCCAGGCCGGGCACGCGGCGCAGCTGGCCTGGTGGGAGCTGACGGGCCCCGAGCGCGCGGCCTGGCGGGCGGACGGCTTCCGCCTCGCCGTGCGGACGGCCGGGCCCGAGCAGTGGGCCGAGCTGACCGGGAGCGGGCTGCCGGTGGTCCGGGACGCCGGTTTCACCGAGATCGCGCCCGGCTCCTGCACGGTCGTCTCCGACCACCCCGCCCTGCGCGCCCGCCTGCGGTAA
- a CDS encoding AIM24 family protein: MKSDLFASENLAQAPTAPGMELQNAKSVKYTVNGEMLARQGAMIAFRGNLQFERKGQGIGGMLKRAVTGEGLALMSVRGQGEAWFAHQAGNCFIVEMEQGDALTINGRNVLCFDPTLSYEIKMVKGAGMTGGGLFNSVFTGYGKIALVCDGNPIIIPVTAQAPVYVDTDAVVGWSAHLETGLHRSQSVGSMIRGGSGEAVQLMLRGEGFVIVRPSEVTEAAAAH, encoded by the coding sequence ATGAAGAGTGATCTTTTCGCATCAGAGAACCTGGCTCAGGCACCCACCGCCCCCGGCATGGAGCTGCAGAACGCCAAATCCGTCAAGTACACCGTCAACGGTGAAATGCTCGCCCGCCAGGGCGCGATGATCGCCTTCCGGGGCAACCTCCAGTTCGAGCGCAAGGGCCAGGGCATCGGCGGCATGCTCAAGCGCGCGGTCACCGGCGAGGGCCTGGCCCTGATGTCGGTCCGCGGGCAGGGCGAGGCCTGGTTCGCGCACCAGGCAGGGAACTGTTTCATCGTCGAGATGGAGCAGGGCGACGCGCTGACCATCAACGGCCGCAACGTCCTGTGCTTCGACCCGACCCTGTCCTACGAGATCAAGATGGTGAAGGGCGCCGGGATGACCGGCGGCGGCCTCTTCAACAGCGTCTTCACCGGCTACGGGAAGATAGCGCTGGTCTGCGACGGCAACCCGATCATCATCCCGGTCACCGCGCAGGCTCCGGTGTACGTCGACACGGACGCGGTCGTCGGCTGGAGCGCCCACCTGGAGACCGGCCTGCACCGCTCGCAGTCCGTCGGTTCGATGATCCGCGGCGGCTCCGGCGAGGCCGTCCAGCTGATGCTGCGCGGCGAGGGCTTCGTCATCGTCCGCCCGAGCGAGGTCACGGAGGCGGCGGCCGCCCACTGA
- a CDS encoding polysaccharide deacetylase family protein: MTISVRKVAVVAVLGAALVGCGGGQGAPGAAHGPARSDAPAPAAPSGPAASSPSASAAASASPSKAPTIAPGPGGLTPVFERARQTTDKTVALTFDADMTSDQGPRAAGGEHFDNPQLISTLRQLKVPSTVFMTGRWAEEYPDQAKAIGTDPNFEIANHSYSHHAFKSPCYGLPALDGAEARADVDRAFEAFRKAGAVNTVPYFRFPGGCYDDQALRVLSTAKVTAVQWDVVSGDAFAKDPDAVAEQVLAGVKPGSVVVMHCTRSAAPVTEEAVRKIVPELRKRGYRFVKVSDLIGK; the protein is encoded by the coding sequence GTGACCATTTCTGTACGCAAAGTGGCCGTAGTGGCCGTGCTCGGTGCCGCTCTCGTGGGCTGCGGGGGCGGCCAGGGCGCCCCGGGGGCCGCCCACGGACCGGCCCGGTCGGACGCTCCCGCCCCGGCCGCGCCCTCCGGCCCGGCCGCGTCCTCACCCTCCGCCTCCGCCGCCGCCTCCGCATCGCCCTCCAAGGCGCCCACGATCGCGCCCGGTCCGGGCGGGCTGACCCCGGTCTTCGAACGCGCGCGGCAGACGACGGACAAGACCGTCGCGCTCACCTTCGACGCGGACATGACCTCCGACCAGGGGCCGCGCGCGGCGGGCGGCGAGCACTTCGACAACCCGCAGCTGATCTCCACGCTGCGGCAGCTGAAGGTGCCCTCGACCGTGTTCATGACCGGCCGCTGGGCCGAGGAGTACCCGGACCAGGCCAAGGCCATCGGCACCGATCCGAACTTCGAGATCGCGAACCACTCCTACAGCCACCACGCCTTCAAGTCCCCCTGCTACGGGCTCCCCGCGCTCGACGGCGCGGAGGCGCGGGCCGATGTGGACCGGGCCTTCGAGGCCTTCCGCAAGGCGGGCGCGGTCAACACCGTCCCGTACTTCCGCTTCCCCGGCGGCTGCTACGACGACCAGGCGCTGCGCGTCCTGTCCACGGCCAAGGTCACGGCCGTCCAGTGGGACGTGGTCAGCGGGGACGCCTTCGCCAAGGACCCGGACGCGGTGGCCGAGCAGGTGCTGGCCGGGGTGAAGCCCGGTTCGGTGGTGGTCATGCACTGCACGCGCAGCGCCGCCCCGGTGACCGAGGAAGCCGTCCGCAAGATCGTCCCGGAACTCCGCAAACGCGGCTACCGCTTCGTCAAGGTCTCCGACCTGATCGGCAAGTGA
- a CDS encoding PPK2 family polyphosphate kinase — MAKKKEQSQRKRTPLTELLRVPVGDAVHLARTDPRSTPGTNGGKAAALAAGAATGERLAALQERLYAASTAGDRRRVLLVLQGMDTSGKGGTVKHVIGSFNPSGCRIKAFKAPTPEERDHPFLWRIKQALPQPGEIGIFDRSHYEDVLIARVRALAPRAQLRRRYEQINRFEKALADDGVSVVKVFLHISYEEQRERLLARLDAPAKHWKFNVGDIEERALWPAYQEAYELALERCSTAAAPWYVVPADRKWYRNWAIAALLLEHLEALAPQYPEGDFDVDECRSRLLSS, encoded by the coding sequence GTGGCCAAAAAGAAGGAGCAGTCACAGCGGAAGCGGACGCCCCTCACCGAGCTGCTGCGGGTGCCGGTCGGGGACGCGGTCCACCTGGCGCGGACCGACCCCCGCTCCACCCCGGGGACGAACGGCGGGAAGGCGGCCGCACTGGCCGCCGGCGCCGCGACGGGCGAGCGGCTCGCCGCCCTCCAGGAACGGCTCTACGCCGCCAGCACCGCCGGGGACCGCCGCCGGGTGCTGCTCGTGCTCCAGGGCATGGACACCAGCGGCAAGGGCGGCACGGTCAAGCACGTGATCGGCTCCTTCAACCCCTCCGGCTGCCGGATCAAGGCCTTCAAGGCGCCCACCCCCGAGGAGCGGGACCACCCCTTCCTCTGGCGGATCAAGCAGGCCCTCCCCCAGCCGGGCGAGATCGGCATCTTCGACCGCTCGCACTACGAGGACGTCCTGATCGCCCGGGTGCGCGCGCTGGCGCCGCGCGCTCAGCTGCGCCGCCGCTACGAGCAGATCAACCGGTTCGAGAAGGCCCTCGCGGACGACGGCGTGAGCGTGGTGAAGGTCTTCCTCCACATCTCCTACGAGGAGCAGCGCGAGCGGCTGCTGGCCCGCCTGGACGCCCCCGCCAAGCACTGGAAGTTCAATGTGGGGGACATCGAGGAGCGCGCCCTGTGGCCCGCCTACCAGGAGGCCTACGAACTGGCCCTGGAGCGCTGCTCCACCGCCGCCGCGCCCTGGTACGTGGTGCCCGCGGACCGCAAGTGGTACCGCAACTGGGCGATCGCGGCCCTGCTCCTGGAGCACCTGGAGGCCCTCGCGCCGCAGTACCCGGAGGGTGACTTCGATGTGGACGAGTGCCGCTCCCGCCTGCTCAGCTCATAG
- a CDS encoding OsmC family peroxiredoxin, with translation MATTRHAHTVWEGNLLKGSGVVTLDSSGKGSFEVSWPSRAEAANGKTSPEELIAAAHSSCYSMALSHGLDGAGTPPTRLETKADVTFQPGEGITGIHLSVRAEVPGLDAEAFAAAAEDAKKNCPVSQALTGTTITLSAELL, from the coding sequence ATGGCCACCACGCGTCACGCGCACACCGTCTGGGAAGGCAACCTGCTGAAGGGTTCGGGGGTCGTCACCCTCGACTCCTCGGGCAAGGGCTCCTTCGAGGTCTCCTGGCCCTCGCGCGCCGAGGCGGCCAACGGCAAGACCAGCCCGGAAGAGCTGATCGCCGCCGCGCACTCCAGCTGCTACTCGATGGCGCTCTCCCACGGTCTGGACGGTGCGGGCACCCCGCCCACCCGCCTGGAGACCAAGGCCGACGTCACCTTCCAGCCGGGTGAGGGCATCACCGGGATCCACCTCAGCGTGCGCGCCGAGGTGCCGGGCCTGGACGCCGAGGCCTTCGCCGCCGCGGCCGAGGACGCCAAGAAGAACTGCCCGGTCAGCCAGGCCCTGACGGGGACCACGATCACGCTCTCCGCCGAGCTGCTCTGA
- the zapE gene encoding cell division protein ZapE, producing MADAGPGDGPDAGPLALCARAPHVPAERLVAEMVPPPRFDSVRFDTYNPDPDQPSQAEAVTVLSGFAAGLGGAHASGAGKRRWFARSPKGNPKKNAPAGGPRGVYLDGGYGVGKTHLLASLWHATPAEPALKAFGTFVELTNLVGALGFQQTVQTLGGHRLLCIDEFELDDPGDTVLVSSLLGRLVEQGVALAATSNTLPGKLGEGRFAAADFLREIQGLSAQFRPLRIDGQDYRHRGLPEAPAPYSDEQVAKAAYATPGASLDDFPGLLEHLAKVHPSRYGALTEGVAAVCLTDVGPVPDQSTALRLVVLADRLYDREIPVLASGVPFDRLFSDEMLNGGYRKKYFRAISRLTALARDAKGLVAQ from the coding sequence ATAGCCGACGCGGGACCTGGTGACGGACCCGACGCGGGTCCGCTCGCGCTGTGCGCCCGCGCCCCCCACGTGCCCGCCGAACGGCTCGTCGCCGAGATGGTGCCGCCGCCCCGCTTCGACTCGGTGCGGTTCGACACCTACAACCCGGATCCGGACCAGCCGAGCCAGGCCGAGGCCGTCACCGTGCTGAGCGGCTTCGCCGCCGGTCTCGGCGGGGCCCACGCGAGCGGCGCGGGCAAGCGCCGCTGGTTCGCGCGGAGCCCCAAGGGGAACCCCAAGAAGAACGCCCCCGCCGGCGGACCGCGCGGGGTCTACCTCGACGGCGGCTACGGCGTCGGCAAGACCCACCTGCTGGCCTCGCTGTGGCACGCCACCCCGGCCGAGCCCGCGCTCAAGGCCTTCGGCACCTTCGTGGAGCTGACGAACCTGGTCGGCGCGCTGGGCTTCCAGCAGACCGTCCAGACCCTGGGCGGACACCGGCTGCTGTGCATCGACGAATTCGAACTCGACGACCCGGGCGACACCGTGCTCGTGTCCTCGCTGCTCGGCAGGCTCGTCGAGCAGGGCGTCGCGCTCGCCGCCACCTCGAACACACTGCCGGGCAAGCTCGGCGAGGGCCGGTTCGCGGCCGCCGACTTCCTGCGCGAGATCCAGGGCCTGTCCGCGCAGTTCCGGCCGCTGCGGATCGACGGCCAGGACTACCGCCACCGCGGCCTGCCCGAGGCGCCCGCGCCGTACTCCGACGAGCAGGTCGCCAAGGCGGCGTACGCGACGCCCGGCGCCAGCCTCGACGACTTCCCCGGGCTGCTCGAACACCTGGCCAAGGTGCACCCGAGCCGCTACGGCGCGCTCACCGAGGGCGTCGCCGCGGTCTGCCTCACCGATGTCGGCCCGGTGCCGGACCAGTCGACCGCGCTGCGCCTGGTGGTGCTGGCCGACCGGCTGTACGACCGCGAGATACCGGTCCTCGCCTCCGGCGTGCCCTTCGACCGCCTGTTCAGTGACGAGATGCTGAACGGCGGGTACCGCAAGAAGTACTTCCGGGCCATCTCGCGGCTCACCGCGCTCGCCCGCGACGCGAAGGGCCTGGTGGCCCAGTAG
- a CDS encoding pyrimidine reductase family protein, whose amino-acid sequence MRRLFPVTDQTSTGQTSTGQTSTGQTSPAPGDHPWSLDELAEAYAYPALSGGAHWLRANMVTSLDGAGQHDGRSQPLSSETDMRIFGTLRALADVVVVGAETVRQEGYRPARARAEFAARRAAAGQGPAPVIAVVTASLDLDFTLPLFTSPLVPTLVLTGATAPADQVAAAAASGAEVVVAGDGAGVDPARAVRELAGRGLRRQLTEGGPRLLGQFVAAGVLDELCLSVSPTLTAGDAQRIAGGPRVDVPHRLALASLLEEAGFLYTSYRRI is encoded by the coding sequence ATGCGACGCCTGTTCCCTGTGACCGATCAGACATCCACTGGTCAGACATCCACCGGTCAGACATCCACCGGTCAGACATCCCCCGCCCCGGGCGACCACCCGTGGTCCCTGGACGAGCTGGCGGAGGCCTACGCGTACCCCGCGCTCAGCGGCGGGGCGCACTGGCTGCGCGCGAACATGGTGACCTCGCTGGACGGCGCGGGCCAGCACGACGGGCGCTCGCAGCCCCTCTCCAGCGAGACCGACATGCGCATCTTCGGCACCCTGCGGGCGCTGGCCGATGTGGTGGTGGTGGGCGCGGAAACGGTTCGCCAGGAGGGGTACCGCCCGGCCCGGGCCCGCGCGGAGTTCGCCGCCCGCCGGGCCGCCGCGGGCCAGGGCCCCGCCCCGGTCATCGCCGTGGTCACCGCGAGCCTGGACCTGGACTTCACCCTCCCCCTGTTCACCTCCCCGCTGGTGCCCACCCTCGTGCTCACCGGAGCCACCGCCCCCGCCGACCAGGTGGCGGCCGCGGCCGCCTCCGGGGCCGAGGTGGTGGTGGCCGGCGACGGCGCGGGCGTGGACCCGGCCCGGGCGGTACGGGAGCTGGCCGGCCGGGGTCTGCGCCGTCAGCTCACCGAGGGCGGGCCGAGGCTGCTGGGCCAGTTCGTGGCCGCCGGGGTGCTGGACGAGCTGTGCCTGAGCGTGTCCCCGACGCTCACCGCGGGTGACGCCCAGCGGATCGCGGGGGGCCCGCGGGTCGACGTACCGCACCGGCTGGCACTGGCCTCGCTGCTGGAAGAGGCCGGGTTCCTCTACACGAGTTACCGTCGGATCTGA
- a CDS encoding indole-3-glycerol phosphate synthase — MFTSVLMIEQPLTPVDVDFVTTLHGDDPVSFFVLMQPRGDQDRLLRAIDDVALGEIPEALREGEEPEGEAARGPAEQALSHSLASLRAKGAKAVGQVIEDHPLDKLKAVVAETGADEVIVLTAPHFVEEFFHRDWASRARHKVGVPVLKLFAHNE; from the coding sequence GTGTTCACGAGCGTTTTGATGATCGAGCAGCCTCTGACACCCGTAGACGTGGACTTCGTCACCACCCTGCACGGCGACGACCCGGTCTCCTTCTTCGTCCTCATGCAGCCCCGGGGCGACCAGGACCGGCTGCTGCGCGCCATCGACGACGTCGCGCTCGGCGAGATCCCCGAAGCGCTGCGCGAGGGCGAAGAACCCGAGGGCGAGGCGGCCCGCGGCCCCGCCGAGCAGGCCCTGTCCCACTCGTTGGCGTCCCTGCGGGCCAAGGGCGCCAAGGCCGTCGGACAGGTCATCGAGGACCACCCGCTCGACAAACTGAAGGCCGTCGTGGCCGAGACGGGCGCCGACGAAGTGATCGTCCTGACCGCCCCGCACTTCGTGGAGGAGTTCTTCCACCGGGACTGGGCCTCGCGGGCACGGCACAAGGTCGGGGTTCCGGTGCTCAAACTCTTCGCCCACAACGAATAG